One stretch of Methanococcus voltae DNA includes these proteins:
- a CDS encoding NosD domain-containing protein gives MNQPNLKKVFSVLLVLLTVTSVMPLEIANISNDSSNESGNMSLEVLNDTDTINNLLINESSNESITYGNNDSSNVIANLNNSTAINSTIGTTSTTIGDDNTTPKDTYDNISTIGASKSNSPVLQSIAPTQTTLSNSVASPEIRTLGTTSDSRIPITGPTIIDKPGYYYLNNDITFNSNYITVKCSDVIIDGNGYTISSGGETQFIRINTLTNDYISNVTIKNIKIDNFEVCGMDIAKLKNSLIENVEITGSRMWGIALHSCENITIIGSNIEGYGLYIRGSQLEHWNTHTIENNHIGLKKIYYFKNQKGGTVPEDAGQVILSNCKNMKMENLDITKTMMGILLSYSNNTLINNVNCCDNRVGIWLYESNYNNISNSISNLNNRNIYLINSSYNRISDNEAQRSRVSSSIILSKSSNNVITGNTASNNEVSGITADEESSNNLISNNIVNLNKNNGIALFRSTNNSVIANIANSNTRNGIYLYGSNNYTIRDNHLSSNILTSISIVNMVNGQVDNNVIVSCKSGSGISAYGTINTTIFNNTANLNKYNGISLINSKNNILKSNNLTSNNNYGIYLKNSENNSIYNNSLNNSKNTYVELGGINYWNTTKSNGGGNHWFAPNGTGFSEITPDNNNDGFCDAVHKIDDNNIDNLPLSGKKIVVEESTKITINSPNAGTIKTNKFLINVTATDKDGIKEVIANINSANITLTKQGNYYIANKTLDNGDYILKVFAEDLLGNKNSKPLKISINVKPTNNNDNDDIQLIWNSTFICPEDEYCPYLTVLKEDCIYTVISGTKKRLILKYDLEGNLIWNRTIINSNPIPGGHSCGGHTSISGNSNPYISFAGNFEDDSALVYAVYDFDGNLIVHKTFNNNYYIDIIKNNNSTDYYYISKNTSSNNEILISKYLKNTSVWNTTYKCKGIIDEYRKLSKENILYLTLISKDETDKREVISLKYDLDGNLLWNTTYKLQDAYEITEYSYEDGNYMINVSVTNLSKKISLKYDDKGNLLETNSYKMFYKKYDDNIYESDNSVFIFNITTNESNNYLNISNYDLNGTLLHNESILTNLKEIDDIDNIYYSYKDGKLYLQISGVDKNSNKQITLLKFDDSGNLLWNTTYESDNIYSIDWPCGRADGIYVCIIENDINNELIKYFRLLKYDLDGNLLWNHLFNDSSVKISDSLPIQPKVSYDSKYLYLVLQSSNISDLSVLKYSLGDVVDTNGPKIIVNSPKAGNIKTNKLSINVTVTDDTGVSKVTANVDNEDISLSKKGNYYIADKTLSDGNYKVNIYAEDLLGNKNSKTVNIVVKTKNTPQSSNRGHSNGNRRSSDVSPTIKLNVIKNVVSNSAIVCGSSFDRQLAKNLKETINPDDYKIDRDTIVVGGPISNAFAKKYNDRFSSPISNNYPGKNRGVIQIIKIPDDSSSIIQSHDMIYIAGSDRLGTRAALEYFETLNELPEEPVIVEWTSSGYKVVN, from the coding sequence ATGAATCAGCCCAACTTAAAAAAAGTATTCTCAGTATTATTGGTACTTTTAACGGTTACTTCGGTAATGCCTTTGGAAATTGCAAATATTTCCAATGATTCTAGTAATGAATCAGGCAATATGAGTTTAGAAGTGCTTAATGATACAGATACGATTAATAATTTATTAATTAATGAATCTAGTAATGAATCTATCACTTATGGTAATAATGATAGTAGCAATGTTATTGCAAATCTTAACAATAGTACTGCCATTAATAGTACTATTGGTACTACAAGTACTACTATTGGTGATGATAATACAACCCCAAAGGATACATATGATAATATTAGTACGATTGGCGCAAGTAAAAGTAACAGTCCCGTGTTACAAAGTATCGCTCCAACTCAAACTACGTTGTCAAACTCGGTAGCTTCACCAGAGATTCGGACTTTAGGTACAACTTCAGATTCTAGAATTCCCATAACAGGACCTACAATAATTGATAAACCCGGATATTATTATTTAAACAATGATATAACGTTTAACTCTAATTATATTACCGTTAAATGTAGCGATGTAATCATAGATGGTAATGGTTATACCATATCAAGCGGAGGGGAGACCCAATTTATTCGAATTAATACACTAACTAATGACTACATATCCAATGTTACTATTAAAAACATTAAAATAGACAATTTTGAAGTATGTGGTATGGATATAGCTAAATTGAAAAATAGTTTAATAGAAAATGTTGAAATAACTGGTAGCAGAATGTGGGGTATAGCACTTCATTCCTGCGAAAATATTACAATAATAGGCAGTAATATTGAAGGTTATGGTCTATATATCCGAGGTTCGCAATTAGAGCATTGGAATACTCATACGATAGAAAATAACCACATAGGTTTGAAAAAGATATATTACTTCAAAAATCAAAAAGGCGGAACAGTTCCAGAAGATGCGGGTCAAGTAATACTCTCAAACTGCAAAAATATGAAAATGGAGAATTTAGATATTACCAAAACCATGATGGGAATATTACTTAGTTATTCTAACAATACCTTAATCAATAATGTAAATTGTTGTGATAACCGGGTGGGTATTTGGTTATATGAATCAAATTATAACAATATATCAAATAGTATTTCAAATTTGAATAATCGGAACATCTACTTGATAAATTCAAGTTATAACAGAATATCTGATAATGAAGCCCAACGTTCAAGGGTTTCTTCAAGTATTATATTGTCAAAAAGTAGCAATAACGTAATAACTGGAAATACTGCATCAAATAATGAAGTATCTGGTATTACAGCAGATGAGGAAAGTTCTAATAATTTAATATCCAATAATATTGTAAATTTAAATAAAAATAATGGTATTGCGTTATTTAGGTCAACTAACAATAGTGTAATAGCAAATATAGCAAATTCTAACACGCGCAATGGTATTTACTTATATGGTTCAAATAACTATACAATACGGGATAATCATCTTTCCTCAAATATTCTTACTAGTATTTCTATAGTAAATATGGTGAATGGACAAGTGGATAACAATGTCATAGTATCTTGTAAATCAGGTTCAGGAATTTCAGCATATGGAACAATTAATACCACCATATTTAATAATACTGCAAATTTAAATAAATATAATGGAATATCGTTAATAAATTCAAAAAATAATATTTTAAAATCAAATAATTTAACTTCAAATAATAATTATGGCATATATTTAAAAAATTCAGAAAATAACTCAATATATAACAATTCATTGAATAATTCAAAAAATACATACGTTGAATTAGGCGGTATAAACTACTGGAACACAACCAAGTCAAATGGTGGCGGTAACCATTGGTTTGCCCCAAACGGAACAGGTTTCTCAGAAATAACACCTGATAACAATAACGATGGTTTCTGTGATGCTGTACATAAAATAGACGATAATAATATCGATAACTTACCCCTATCGGGTAAAAAAATAGTAGTTGAAGAGAGTACTAAAATTACTATAAACTCTCCAAACGCAGGCACTATTAAAACTAATAAATTCTTAATAAACGTTACAGCAACAGATAAAGATGGAATAAAAGAAGTAATAGCAAATATTAACAGTGCAAATATCACATTAACTAAACAAGGTAACTATTATATTGCAAATAAAACATTAGATAATGGAGATTATATCTTAAAAGTATTTGCAGAAGATTTATTAGGTAATAAAAACTCAAAACCATTAAAAATATCAATAAATGTTAAACCTACCAATAATAATGATAACGATGATATTCAATTAATTTGGAATAGTACTTTCATATGTCCTGAAGATGAGTATTGCCCATATCTTACAGTCTTAAAAGAAGACTGCATTTATACAGTTATCTCGGGCACTAAAAAACGTCTAATATTAAAATATGATTTAGAGGGTAATTTGATATGGAATAGAACCATTATAAACTCAAATCCGATACCTGGTGGCCACAGTTGTGGTGGTCACACAAGTATTAGTGGCAATTCTAATCCATATATTAGTTTTGCAGGTAATTTTGAAGACGATTCTGCCTTAGTATATGCAGTTTATGATTTTGACGGTAATTTGATAGTACATAAGACATTTAATAATAATTATTATATAGACATAATAAAAAATAATAACTCCACAGATTATTATTACATTAGCAAAAATACATCCTCAAATAATGAGATACTTATTTCCAAATACTTAAAAAATACATCAGTTTGGAACACGACCTATAAATGTAAGGGAATTATTGATGAATATAGAAAGCTTAGTAAGGAAAACATTTTATATTTAACACTTATTTCAAAAGATGAAACCGATAAACGTGAAGTAATTTCATTAAAATATGATTTAGATGGTAATTTGTTATGGAATACGACATATAAACTTCAAGATGCTTATGAAATAACTGAATATAGTTATGAAGATGGCAATTATATGATAAATGTATCCGTTACCAATTTATCTAAAAAAATATCTTTAAAATACGATGATAAAGGAAATTTATTAGAAACTAATTCATATAAGATGTTTTATAAAAAATATGACGATAATATATACGAAAGCGATAATTCCGTATTTATATTCAATATAACGACAAATGAATCAAATAATTATTTAAACATATCAAACTATGATTTAAATGGTACATTATTACATAATGAATCAATATTAACAAATTTAAAAGAAATTGATGACATTGATAATATTTATTATTCATATAAGGATGGAAAATTATATTTACAAATATCTGGAGTAGATAAAAATTCAAATAAACAAATTACACTTTTAAAATTTGATGATTCGGGTAATTTGTTATGGAATACAACTTATGAATCAGATAATATATACTCAATAGATTGGCCATGTGGTAGAGCTGATGGAATATATGTATGTATTATTGAAAATGATATTAATAACGAGTTAATTAAATATTTCAGATTATTAAAATATGATTTAGATGGTAATTTGTTATGGAATCACTTATTTAACGATTCAAGCGTTAAAATTTCAGATTCATTGCCAATACAACCCAAAGTATCATATGATTCTAAATACTTATATTTGGTACTTCAAAGCTCTAATATATCTGACTTATCCGTCTTAAAATATAGTTTGGGAGATGTTGTTGATACAAATGGCCCTAAAATAATAGTAAATTCTCCAAAAGCAGGCAATATAAAAACTAACAAACTATCGATAAATGTTACCGTAACAGATGATACTGGCGTAAGCAAGGTAACTGCAAATGTAGATAATGAAGATATCAGCTTATCGAAAAAAGGTAACTATTACATTGCAGATAAAACATTGAGCGACGGTAATTATAAAGTAAATATATATGCGGAGGATTTATTAGGAAATAAAAACTCAAAAACTGTAAATATTGTAGTAAAGACTAAAAACACCCCTCAAAGTTCCAATAGGGGACATTCCAATGGAAACCGTAGAAGTAGTGACGTATCCCCTACAATCAAACTAAATGTTATTAAAAACGTAGTTTCAAACTCGGCAATCGTATGCGGAAGTAGTTTTGATAGGCAATTAGCTAAAAATCTAAAAGAAACCATTAATCCAGACGATTATAAAATTGATAGAGATACTATCGTAGTAGGTGGGCCAATTTCAAACGCATTTGCTAAAAAATACAATGATAGATTCAGTAGCCCAATATCAAATAATTATCCTGGCAAAAATAGAGGAGTTATTCAAATAATTAAAATACCTGATGATAGTAGTTCGATAATTCAAAGTCATGATATGATCTATATAGCTGGTTCTGATAGATTAGGAACTCGTGCTGCATTAGAATATTTTGAAACTCTTAATGAATTACCTGAAGAACCTGTTATAGTAGAATGGACTAGTTCTGGTTATAAGGTAGTTAACTAA
- a CDS encoding KAP family P-loop NTPase fold protein yields MGNKNIIMGINNGEGKDLLERREFHENLTNVMNWQDQDKNGFVIGLYGSWGSGKTFSLTKSLDTLNKEYENGKNKEKPEIVHFNPWYFAETDDLILRFFGVLSGALKDRQSKLKNIKECVNEELFDSINDLSKQLDGYFEKIMALSVPVMNPTLLGMGLVGKKLTKKIQKNYESFYNIVNLKENLNKKFEKLPFKIIVVMDDIDRLNDKEICQIFHLVKCLADFKNVTYVLSFDEKIVSNALENCQKGYGMHYLEKIVQFPIKMPHPHGIVLENILEKELEKIMGKDPTTIPQYYEFYHLSFSNMLNNIRDVNRYLAIFNFNYNLLKGKVNEIDLIVLTSLQVFTPEIYDWIKNNKKLFVGYSTSVGGYSTSNLINTEIDRYSEIKERLNNRYIPVEDIDQLLTGLFPNSPLNNINEMSPKEGDLENRIYGENSFETYFLYDSSDYSFDKDLMFQKTENLSEKDYLGFLQKLSKENRLELYISKLCTNPQILHDTPKNNIEIVSDGLISSLNYMLPHNKEHISWKIFEGLDKLFVITKDPENNTKILINSLKKSEDSYLILDKIIYKYREKPDEPNNPYLSEEPHYLDFNYISNEKLVKIIKELYKGLHFEHISTILSGISKEKIYYVLKNLDKSIILECMQNIKHISGMNIFANLTKLTEEEISEEILGDTEEYLKSNDLFMKYIEFKNKKNYVSTEHPIVYSLSKNTTVSSNTQTLMGLNEPAMGFVLSKINENNLKRIASQLQDDNGHEIYENVVRLSKLKYFLELEEISPEKINFFIENTPYYKNQK; encoded by the coding sequence GTGGGAAATAAAAATATAATAATGGGAATTAACAATGGCGAAGGTAAAGATCTTCTTGAACGGAGGGAATTTCATGAAAACCTAACTAATGTAATGAATTGGCAAGATCAAGATAAAAATGGTTTTGTAATCGGTCTTTATGGTTCCTGGGGCTCAGGTAAGACTTTTTCACTTACTAAATCCTTGGATACGTTAAATAAAGAATATGAAAATGGAAAAAATAAAGAAAAACCAGAGATTGTTCATTTTAACCCCTGGTATTTTGCAGAAACTGATGACTTAATATTACGTTTTTTTGGAGTGTTATCTGGAGCACTTAAAGATAGACAGAGTAAATTAAAAAATATAAAAGAATGTGTTAATGAAGAACTTTTTGATAGTATAAATGATTTATCCAAACAGTTAGATGGTTACTTTGAAAAAATAATGGCATTATCTGTACCGGTTATGAACCCCACATTATTGGGAATGGGGCTGGTGGGTAAAAAACTTACTAAAAAAATACAAAAAAATTATGAATCATTTTATAACATTGTTAATCTAAAAGAAAATTTAAATAAAAAATTTGAAAAATTACCATTTAAGATAATCGTTGTAATGGATGATATAGACCGATTAAATGATAAAGAGATATGCCAAATATTTCATCTTGTAAAATGCTTAGCAGATTTTAAAAATGTAACTTATGTTTTATCGTTTGATGAAAAAATTGTATCCAACGCATTAGAAAATTGTCAAAAAGGCTATGGAATGCACTATCTTGAAAAGATTGTACAGTTTCCAATAAAAATGCCCCATCCACATGGAATAGTTTTAGAAAATATTTTGGAAAAAGAATTGGAAAAAATAATGGGGAAAGACCCTACAACCATTCCCCAATACTATGAATTTTATCACTTATCATTTAGCAACATGTTAAATAATATTCGAGATGTTAATAGATATTTAGCCATATTTAATTTTAATTATAATTTATTAAAGGGTAAGGTAAATGAGATAGATTTAATTGTATTAACTTCGTTACAAGTTTTTACGCCTGAAATTTATGATTGGATTAAAAATAATAAAAAATTATTTGTAGGTTATTCCACATCTGTAGGCGGGTATTCTACCAGTAATTTAATCAATACTGAAATAGATCGGTATTCCGAAATAAAAGAACGTTTAAATAATAGATATATACCTGTCGAAGATATAGATCAATTACTTACGGGTTTATTTCCTAATTCACCCCTTAATAATATTAACGAGATGAGTCCAAAAGAGGGTGATTTAGAAAATAGAATATATGGGGAAAACTCTTTTGAAACTTACTTTTTATACGATAGCTCAGACTATAGTTTTGATAAAGACTTGATGTTCCAAAAAACTGAAAATCTTTCGGAAAAAGATTATTTAGGTTTTTTACAAAAACTATCTAAGGAAAATCGGTTAGAATTATATATTTCAAAATTATGTACTAATCCGCAAATACTACACGATACTCCAAAAAATAATATTGAAATAGTTTCCGATGGATTAATTAGTAGTTTAAACTATATGCTTCCACATAATAAAGAACATATCAGTTGGAAAATATTTGAAGGATTAGATAAATTATTTGTTATCACTAAAGATCCTGAAAATAATACAAAAATACTAATAAATTCTTTGAAAAAAAGTGAAGACTCTTACTTAATTCTCGATAAAATAATATACAAATATCGAGAAAAACCCGACGAACCTAATAATCCATATTTATCAGAAGAACCCCATTATTTAGATTTTAATTATATTTCTAATGAAAAATTAGTTAAAATAATTAAAGAACTTTACAAAGGCTTGCATTTTGAACATATAAGTACCATACTTTCAGGAATAAGTAAGGAAAAAATATATTATGTGTTAAAAAACCTTGATAAAAGTATAATTTTAGAATGTATGCAAAACATAAAACATATTTCAGGAATGAATATATTTGCAAATTTGACAAAGTTAACTGAAGAAGAAATAAGTGAAGAAATCTTAGGAGATACCGAAGAATATTTGAAATCTAACGATTTATTTATGAAATATATCGAATTTAAAAATAAAAAAAATTATGTATCAACAGAGCACCCTATAGTTTATTCACTATCAAAAAACACTACCGTTTCATCAAATACTCAGACCTTGATGGGATTAAATGAACCAGCAATGGGTTTTGTACTTAGTAAAATTAATGAAAATAATTTAAAACGTATTGCTTCCCAATTACAGGATGATAATGGACATGAAATATATGAAAACGTAGTCCGACTTTCTAAATTAAAATATTTCTTAGAACTTGAAGAGATTTCACCTGAAAAAATAAACTTCTTTATAGAAAATACGCCATATTATAAAAATCAAAAATAA